In a single window of the Vitis vinifera cultivar Pinot Noir 40024 chromosome 6, ASM3070453v1 genome:
- the LOC109122779 gene encoding uncharacterized protein LOC109122779 isoform X1, with the protein MEMPEADLPPEIRENRHPLPPEIQESDIEEIYNAIEYILDQDQEVLAQMFTCTNCHTDLASPNDFIEDIYPLDDSPVRSLLFNNVRNVNFGGVQDRVSTHLHQTEVVVSHIHCNSCQSFVGWKIVRTDGTLPPVRIYRSIPSYKLFYLHTLASFNLRDMMNIRYRFTGMESTQ; encoded by the exons ATGGAAATGCCCGAGGCTGACCTTCCACCAGAAATTCGCGAAAACCGACACCCTCTCCCACCAGAAATTCAAGAAAGCGATATTGAAGAGATTTACAATGCTATTGAATATATTCTTGATCAAGATCAAGAAGTTCTTGCTCAGATGTTCACTTGTACGAATTGCCATACTGACTTAGCCAGCCCGAATGATTTCATTGAG GATATTTACCCATTAGACGATTCCCCCGTGCGCAGCTTACTCTTCAATAACGT TAGGAATGTGAACTTTGGAGGAGTACAAGACCGAGTTTCTACGCATCTACATCAAACTGAAGTGGTCGTGAGTCATATCCACTGTAATTCATGCCAAAGTTTTGTTGGGTGGAAAATAGTAAGGACTGATGGAACATTGCCACCAGTAAGGATTTATCGATCAATCCCATCTTACAAATTATTCTATCTTCATACATTAGCAAGCTTTAATCTTAGGGATATGATGAATATCAGATACAGGTTCACGGGTATGGAGTCCACCCAGTAA
- the LOC104879625 gene encoding NAC domain-containing protein 2: MNLSELSEDASLQTVEGKAEVQNSSSEGGELFYLNSLPPGYRFYPTDAEIIVFYLRKKIDHQSLPPNKIIEVNLYGYDPDELAVRYEPSGNDEWFYFTPRERKYRNGQRPNRSIGEGYWKATGAEKEIKFEDRTVGYRKALVFYRGSPQNGVKTNWIMHEFTVAKPTGPPRRSGANDMRLDDCVLCRVCRTDERIYKRSRHASRLDESGSSSSKIPRLDLNPNPNEVNNPYEEQYYYNSIQMPLQAQQQQPRTEIFQAPQEPDHFALQSTQYPILDPSVLMPLPTPHQSIHYIGNEFGGQGLDNFDIMNGAIGNSSFDAGNSTDFGNVPGFDSTDYVYPMIDYGNDAAPMPSNMNGNYGRQL, encoded by the exons atgaatctttcAGAACTTAGTGAGGATGCAAGTCTACAAACAGTAGAGGGAAAAGCAGAAGTGCAGAATAGTAGTAGCGAAGGTGGAGagcttttttatcttaattcttTACCACCAGGATACAGATTTTATCCCACAGATGCAGAGATTATAGTTTTCTACTTGAGGAAGAAGATTGATCATCAGTCATTGCCACCGAACAAGATAATAGAAGTCAATCTTTATGGTTATGATCCTGATGAACTTGCAG TGAGATACGAGCCATCCGGGAATGATGAATGGTTCTATTTCACTCCAAGGGAAAGGAAATATCGGAATGGGCAACGTCCCAATAGGTCAATTGGAGAAGGATACTGGAAGGCCACCGGAGCTGAAAAAGAGATCAAATTTGAGGATCGAACGGTGGGGTATCGGAAAGCTTTAGTCTTCTACCGAGGAAGCCCTCAAAACGGAGTCAAAACCAACTGGATCATGCATGAATTCACAGTTGCTAAACCTACAGGGCCTCCAAGAAGAAGTGGTGCCAATGATATGAGG TTGGATGACTGTGTTCTGTGCAGAGTCTGTAGGACAGACGAAAGGATCTACAAAAGATCACGGCATGCGTCTAGGCTTGATGAATCAGGCTCATCAAGCTCTAAGATTCCGAGACTTGACCTTAACCCTAATCCTAATGAGGTCAATAATCCATATGAGGAGCAGTACTATTATAATAGCATCCAGATGCCTCTCCAAGCCCAACAGCAACAACCTAGAACTGAAATATTCCAAGCCCCACAAGAACCAGATCATTTTGCTCTGCAAAGCACCCAATACCCCATCCTGGACCCTAGTGTCTTGATGCCACTGCCCACTCCTCATCAGTCTATACACTATATTGGGAATGAATTTGGAGGTCAGGGTCTAGATAACTTTGATATAATGAATGGCGCCATTGGCAACAGCAGCTTTGATGCAGGGAATAGTACTGATTTTGGCAACGTCCCTGGGTTCGATTCAACTGATTATGTATATCCGATGATTGACTATGGCAACGATGCTGCACCGATGCCTTCAAACATGAATGGCAACTACGGTCGGCAGCTATAG
- the LOC109122779 gene encoding uncharacterized protein LOC109122779 isoform X2, protein MEMPEADLPPEIRENRHPLPPEIQESDIEEIYNAIEYILDQDQEVLAQMFTCTNCHTDLASPNDFIEDIYPLDDSPVRSLLFNNVRNVNFGGVQDRVSTHLHQTEVVVSHIHCNSCQSFVGWKIVRTDGTLPPIQVHGYGVHPVIRAGQAVLLVMTDG, encoded by the exons ATGGAAATGCCCGAGGCTGACCTTCCACCAGAAATTCGCGAAAACCGACACCCTCTCCCACCAGAAATTCAAGAAAGCGATATTGAAGAGATTTACAATGCTATTGAATATATTCTTGATCAAGATCAAGAAGTTCTTGCTCAGATGTTCACTTGTACGAATTGCCATACTGACTTAGCCAGCCCGAATGATTTCATTGAG GATATTTACCCATTAGACGATTCCCCCGTGCGCAGCTTACTCTTCAATAACGT TAGGAATGTGAACTTTGGAGGAGTACAAGACCGAGTTTCTACGCATCTACATCAAACTGAAGTGGTCGTGAGTCATATCCACTGTAATTCATGCCAAAGTTTTGTTGGGTGGAAAATAGTAAGGACTGATGGAACATTGCCACCA ATACAGGTTCACGGGTATGGAGTCCACCCAGTAATCCGCGCAGGCCAAGCCGTGCTGCTAGTTATGACCGACGGATGA
- the LOC109122773 gene encoding NAC domain-containing protein 1 has product MVGGTQVPVGGSRIPKPEEEKEEEIRILDYRFKNKDEFLNSMPPGYRFSPTDEEAILYFLRPKIENKPLPINGIMEVNIYQYDPEDLTALFPPCGNHKDGIDQWFFFTPRDRKYPNGMRPSRRAGKGYWKAIGGDKAVKCENQTIGYRKVLVFCRGNAPKGEKTNWIMYEFRGKEPPRSPSANTMRLDIVLSKIYKQPNKPLTRRSSTHVPESEPEPPQPVKVEAGGMEQNGDQTRLFTQGTGQELNQIISYADPYEEQCYYNSSQMPLQTQQPQPTTEIFQTPQEHDNFALQSNTQFPILDPSVFMPFPTLHQPIHSIGNEFGGQGLDNFDIINGAFGNSSFDAGNNIDFGNVPDLDASIVFGNVPGLDSTDYGNPGLCPMSSNMNGNYGRQL; this is encoded by the exons ATGGTGGGTGGTACGCAAGTGCCTGTTGGTGGTTCTAGAATTCCAAAgccagaagaagaaaaagaagaagaaatacgCATTCTGGATTACAGATTCAAGAACAAAGATGAGTTCCTGAATTCTATGCCTCCTGGCTACAGGTTCTCCCCTACTGATGAAGAGGCCATCTTATATTTCTTGAGGCCCAAGATTGAAAACAAGCCATTGCCCATTAACGGGATCATGGAAGTCAATATCTATCAGTATGATCCTGAGGATCTTACAG CGCTGTTTCCTCCATGCGGGAACCACAAAGATGGGATTGACCAATGGTTCTTCTTTACACCAAGAGACAGAAAGTATCCAAATGGGATGCGACCCAGCAGAAGGGCTGGCAAGGGATATTGGAAGGCCATTGGGGGTGATAAGGCTGTCAAATGCGAGAATCAAACCATTGGGTACAGAAAGGTGTTGGTTTTCTGCAGGGGAAATGCACCAAAGGGGGAGAAAACCAATTGGATCATGTATGAGTTTAGAGGCAAGGAACCCCCAAGAAGCCCTAGTGCAAATACCATGAGG TTGGACATTGTGTTAAGCAAAATTTATAAGCAACCTAACAAACCCCTTACAAGAAGATCATCAACCCATGTACCAGAGTCCGAGCCTGAGCCTCCTCAACCAGTGAAGGTTGAAGCTGGTGGAATGGAGCAAAATGGGGATCAAACAAGGCTTTTCACACAAGGCACAGGTCAGGAGCTGAACCAAATAATAAGTTATGCCGATCCATACGAGGAGCAGTGCTATTATAATAGCAGCCAGATGCCTCTCCAAACCCAACAGCCACAGCCCACAACTGAAATATTCCAAACCCCTCAAGAACATGATAATTTTGCTCTGCAAAGCAACACCCAATTCCCTATCCTGGACCCTAGTGTCTTCATGCCATTTCCCACTCTTCATCAGCCTATACACTCTATAGGGAATGAATTTGGAGGTCAGGGTCTAGATAACTTCGATATAATCAATGGCGCCTTTGGCAACAGCAGCTTTGATGCAGGGAATAATATTGATTTTGGCAATGTCCCTGACTTGGATGCATCTATTGTGTTCGGCAACGTCCCTGGGCTCGATTCAACTGATTATGGAAACCCGGGTTTATGTCCGATGTCTTCAAACATGAATGGCAACTACGGCCGGCAGCTATAG
- the LOC104879580 gene encoding NAC domain-containing protein 2 produces the protein MDFINTQREMVGSTQVPVGGFRIPKLEEAEEEIRILDYRFKNKDEFLNSMPPGYKFSPTDEEVILYYLRPKIENKPLPINRIVEVDLYQYDPEDLTALFPPCGNYNDEIAAWFFFTPRDRKYPNGMRPSRRAGKGYWKAIGGDKAIKCEDQTIGYRKVLVFCRGKTPKGEKTNWIMYEFRGKEPPRSPSANTMRLDIVLSKIYKQPNKPLRRRSSTHAPEPEPEPPHPVKVESGGMEQNGVKQGFSRKAQVRS, from the exons ATGGACTTCATAAACACACAGAGGGAGATGGTGGGTAGTACGCAAGTGCCTGTTGGTGGCTTTAGAATTCCAAAGCTagaagaagcagaagaagaaaTACGCATTCTGGATTATAGATTCAAAAACAAAGATGAGTTCCTGAATTCTATGCCTCCTGGCTACAAGTTCTCCCCTACTGATGAAGAGGTCATCTTGTATTACTTGAGGCCCAAGATTGAAAACAAGCCATTGCCCATTAACAGGATCGTGGAAGTTGATCTCTATCAGTATGATCCAGAGGATCTTACAG CGTTGTTTCCTCCATGCGGGAACTATAATGATGAGATTGCCGCATGGTTCTTCTTTACACCAAGAGACAGAAAGTATCCAAATGGGATGCGACCCAGCAGGAGGGCTGGCAAGGGATACTGGAAGGCCATTGGGGGTGATAAGGCTATCAAATGTGAGGATCAAACCATTGGGTACAGAAAGGTGTTGGTTTTCTGCAGGGGAAAGACACCAAAGGGGGAGAAAACCAATTGGATCATGTATGAGTTTAGAGGCAAGGAACCCCCAAGAAGCCCTAGTGCAAATACCATGAGG TTGGACATTGTGTTAAGCAAAATTTATAAGCAACCTAACAAACCCCTTAGAAGAAGATCATCAACCCATGCACCAGAGCCCGAGCCTGAGCCTCCTCACCCTGTGAAGGTTGAATCTGGTGGAATGGAGCAAAATGGGGTCAAACAAGGCTTTTCACGCAAGGCACAGGTCAGGAGCTGA
- the LOC109122779 gene encoding uncharacterized protein LOC109122779 isoform X3, with product MEMPEADLPPEIRENRHPLPPEIQESDIEEIYNAIEYILDQDQEVLAQMFTCTNCHTDLASPNDFIEDIYPLDDSPVRSLLFNNVRNVNFGGVQDRVSTHLHQTEVVVSHIHCNSCQSFVGWKIVRTDGTLPPVHGYGVHPVIRAGQAVLLVMTDG from the exons ATGGAAATGCCCGAGGCTGACCTTCCACCAGAAATTCGCGAAAACCGACACCCTCTCCCACCAGAAATTCAAGAAAGCGATATTGAAGAGATTTACAATGCTATTGAATATATTCTTGATCAAGATCAAGAAGTTCTTGCTCAGATGTTCACTTGTACGAATTGCCATACTGACTTAGCCAGCCCGAATGATTTCATTGAG GATATTTACCCATTAGACGATTCCCCCGTGCGCAGCTTACTCTTCAATAACGT TAGGAATGTGAACTTTGGAGGAGTACAAGACCGAGTTTCTACGCATCTACATCAAACTGAAGTGGTCGTGAGTCATATCCACTGTAATTCATGCCAAAGTTTTGTTGGGTGGAAAATAGTAAGGACTGATGGAACATTGCCACCA GTTCACGGGTATGGAGTCCACCCAGTAATCCGCGCAGGCCAAGCCGTGCTGCTAGTTATGACCGACGGATGA